A genomic window from Candidatus Acididesulfobacter guangdongensis includes:
- a CDS encoding sugar transferase, giving the protein MISQKNKILSNYLYVVDLFFIVAAYFIAYITANIIDPFIVGFGLLPLYSYIWMLIPIAVIFYFYLIIFSFHKDLFIRKNIAVQFLKSFELTFAAILTFYGILFMLRLHYVSRLFIGYFAIYVFLFLVISNYISKKILKIFKQRDYSLRTILIVGDIHSSEKIEKTIKKNEYLGLKSAGIINKDNIRIIPDFVIKNPVDEVIFDVNENDLNGIKELTLLLEEMGITVKIVTKFIPFKYSKISFEKIDDLPMLSFYTAPEDEILLLIKRFIDIIGSLAGIILFFIPSIIIAILIKFSSKGHIIYKSKRVGLHGRLFTFYKFRTMIETSDAMREELRKKFNPDGIEVKLKDDPRLTWIGKILRKTSLDELPQFYNVLRGDMSIVGPRPPMPDEVAKYSIAQRRRLSMKPGITCLWQISGRSRLSFEDRVVLDLKYIDNWSLKLDFIILFKTIPAVIFAHGAM; this is encoded by the coding sequence ATGATATCTCAAAAAAACAAAATATTGTCTAATTATCTTTATGTTGTAGATTTGTTTTTTATAGTAGCGGCGTACTTTATTGCCTATATTACCGCTAATATTATTGACCCTTTTATTGTTGGATTTGGTTTGCTGCCGCTGTACAGCTATATCTGGATGCTCATTCCTATTGCAGTTATATTTTATTTTTATCTTATTATATTCAGTTTTCATAAAGATTTGTTTATTCGAAAAAATATCGCAGTTCAATTTTTAAAAAGTTTCGAATTGACTTTTGCGGCAATATTAACTTTTTACGGCATTTTGTTTATGCTGAGACTTCATTATGTATCAAGACTTTTTATCGGATATTTTGCGATTTACGTGTTTTTGTTTTTAGTTATTTCAAACTATATAAGTAAAAAAATATTAAAAATATTCAAACAGCGCGATTATTCTTTAAGAACAATATTAATAGTAGGCGATATTCATTCATCGGAGAAAATAGAAAAAACAATTAAAAAAAACGAATATTTAGGGTTAAAATCGGCAGGCATAATAAACAAAGATAACATTCGGATTATTCCTGATTTTGTTATTAAAAATCCTGTAGATGAGGTGATATTTGATGTCAATGAAAATGATTTAAACGGTATAAAAGAATTGACGCTTCTTTTAGAAGAAATGGGCATTACCGTTAAAATTGTTACAAAATTTATTCCTTTTAAGTATTCGAAAATATCATTCGAAAAAATAGATGATCTGCCCATGCTTTCATTTTATACTGCTCCTGAAGACGAAATACTTCTTCTTATAAAACGGTTTATAGATATTATCGGCTCATTAGCTGGTATAATACTGTTTTTTATTCCTTCGATAATAATAGCAATATTAATTAAATTTTCGTCCAAAGGGCATATTATATACAAAAGCAAAAGAGTCGGTCTGCACGGAAGGCTTTTCACTTTTTACAAATTCAGAACCATGATTGAAACTAGCGATGCAATGAGGGAAGAATTAAGGAAAAAATTTAATCCGGACGGAATAGAGGTAAAACTTAAGGATGACCCGAGATTGACATGGATAGGTAAAATATTAAGGAAAACCAGTTTAGATGAATTGCCCCAATTTTATAACGTGCTGCGAGGCGACATGAGTATTGTCGGTCCAAGACCTCCTATGCCAGACGAAGTCGCTAAATATTCTATTGCTCAGAGAAGACGCTTGTCTATGAAACCCGGAATTACGTGCCTATGGCAAATAAGCGGAAGGAGCAGGCTAAGTTTTGAAGATAGAGTTGTTTTAGATTTAAAATATATTGATAACTGGTCTTTAAAACTTGATTTTATTATTTTATTTAAGACTATACCTGCGGTTATATTCGCTCATGGAGCCATGTAA
- a CDS encoding kinase/pyrophosphorylase has product MKTINDTESANNDFYVFVVSDSTGETAEKVARAALSQFDVSNVRLKRFLLVDSAQKIREIITEASKKKAIIIFTLVEDGLRNTMLLESNSSSVISIDIIGPVLNSISTVLNKLPERKPGLIHRVNDEYFRRVDALEFAVKHDDGQRIDEIVDADALVLGISRTSKTPLCLFLAQRGFKAANIPIIDHQEINELIYSIPKEKIFGLISSPERIMSLRKERLKRMGIPFSSDYVIKDSIEEEIEYSKSIFTKLCIHFIDVTDKSIEEVAADIISSINNK; this is encoded by the coding sequence ATGAAAACAATTAACGATACCGAATCTGCAAATAATGATTTTTATGTTTTTGTTGTTTCAGATTCAACTGGCGAAACGGCGGAGAAGGTTGCAAGAGCTGCATTGTCTCAGTTTGATGTCAGCAATGTGCGGCTAAAAAGATTTTTACTTGTTGATTCTGCACAAAAAATAAGAGAAATCATAACTGAAGCATCTAAAAAAAAAGCTATTATAATTTTTACGCTTGTTGAAGACGGACTCAGAAATACTATGCTGCTTGAATCTAATAGCAGTTCAGTAATAAGCATAGACATAATAGGACCTGTTCTAAATTCTATCTCAACGGTATTAAATAAATTGCCTGAGCGGAAGCCCGGTCTTATCCATCGGGTTAACGACGAATATTTCAGAAGGGTGGATGCTTTAGAATTTGCGGTAAAGCATGACGATGGTCAAAGAATAGACGAGATTGTAGATGCCGATGCTTTAGTCTTGGGTATATCCAGAACATCAAAAACTCCGCTCTGTTTATTTCTGGCGCAGAGGGGTTTTAAAGCGGCAAATATCCCAATAATTGACCATCAGGAGATAAACGAATTAATTTATAGCATCCCGAAAGAAAAAATATTCGGGTTAATTTCGAGTCCTGAAAGAATAATGAGTTTGAGAAAAGAAAGACTTAAGAGGATGGGGATACCTTTTTCTTCGGATTATGTCATTAAAGATTCAATTGAAGAAGAGATTGAGTATTCCAAGTCTATTTTTACAAAATTATGTATTCATTTTATTGATGTAACCGATAAATCTATCGAAGAAGTCGCCGCAGATATAATATCTTCAATAAATAATAAATAA
- a CDS encoding N-acetyltransferase has product MCDVKSLYNLFSEYSKAGEMLPRSMIDIYVHLRDYYIAEIETEEEEEGRGYELVGACALSIVWENLAEIRSLAVKKPYTRKKIGTELIRKCLIEANFFKISKIFALTYKPQFFIANGFKIIEKSELPHKIWSDCINCVKFPDCDETAVMIEP; this is encoded by the coding sequence ATGTGCGATGTCAAGAGCCTTTATAATCTGTTTTCCGAATATTCAAAAGCCGGAGAAATGCTTCCAAGGTCAATGATTGATATATATGTGCATTTGAGAGATTATTATATTGCGGAGATTGAGACTGAGGAAGAAGAGGAAGGCAGAGGATATGAACTTGTCGGAGCGTGCGCTCTCAGCATTGTTTGGGAAAATTTGGCGGAAATAAGGTCTTTAGCCGTAAAAAAACCTTACACCAGAAAAAAAATAGGCACGGAACTTATAAGAAAATGTTTAATAGAAGCAAATTTTTTTAAAATTTCAAAAATTTTTGCTTTGACTTATAAGCCGCAGTTTTTTATAGCCAACGGATTTAAAATAATTGAAAAATCCGAACTCCCTCATAAAATATGGAGCGACTGTATAAATTGCGTTAAGTTTCCGGATTGCGACGAAACTGCGGTTATGATTGAACCGTAA
- a CDS encoding aconitate hydratase, with the protein MQSQGLSLTYKILKSHLIKGNLNPGEEIAIKIDRTLTQDATGTMAYLQFEAIGVPRVQTELSVSYIDHNTLQTGFENADDHKFLQTLASKYGILYSKAGNGICHQVNLERFGVPGKTLLGSDSHTPTAGGVGMIAIGAGGLDVAVAMGGGAFYMAAPKVVLVKLSGKLQDWVSAKDIILELLRRLTVKGGVGKIFEYGGEGVKSLSVPERAVITNMGAELGATTSIFPSDEKTLEFLKAENRTEDYTAISADENAVYDEVIDIDLSSLEPMAAKPHMPDNVVKVKELKDIKVDQAAIGSCTNSSYADLMTVAAILKGKKVHPDVSLVISPGSKQVYEMIAKNGALAELISSGARILESTCGPCIGMGQAPRSGAVSLRTFNRNFEGRSGTKDASIYLISVQTAAASALTGYITDPRTLGKAPEIKMPEKFDIDDSMILRPSTEPENVEVYRGPNIKPLPIKEKLSESISGKVLLKVGDNITTDHIMPAGSKILPLRSNIPAISKYVFESVDPAFSERALKEKGGFIVAGENYGQGSSREHAALAPMYLGVKAVIAKSFARIHFANLVNFGILPLIFDNPADYDKINQGDLFEAQNILSELNEKKPVKFINKTKKEEYIFKYNLTDRQINIIKEGGLLNETKNSKN; encoded by the coding sequence ATGCAATCGCAAGGATTAAGTCTTACCTACAAAATTTTGAAATCTCATTTAATCAAGGGAAATTTAAACCCAGGCGAAGAAATTGCCATAAAAATAGATAGAACTCTGACTCAGGATGCCACCGGAACAATGGCATATCTTCAGTTTGAAGCTATAGGAGTGCCGCGTGTGCAGACAGAGTTGTCAGTCAGCTATATTGACCACAATACACTGCAGACCGGTTTTGAAAATGCCGACGACCACAAGTTTTTACAGACATTAGCGTCAAAATACGGCATATTGTATTCGAAAGCCGGCAATGGAATCTGTCATCAGGTAAATTTAGAAAGATTCGGTGTTCCGGGGAAAACATTATTGGGCTCGGACAGCCATACTCCTACCGCAGGCGGCGTCGGCATGATTGCGATAGGCGCAGGCGGTCTTGATGTTGCAGTTGCAATGGGCGGGGGCGCTTTTTATATGGCGGCTCCAAAGGTAGTTTTAGTAAAACTTTCAGGTAAATTGCAAGACTGGGTTTCAGCTAAAGATATAATCCTCGAACTTTTAAGAAGACTTACCGTTAAAGGCGGAGTCGGAAAAATTTTTGAATACGGCGGAGAAGGGGTAAAGAGTTTATCTGTACCTGAAAGAGCCGTTATAACAAATATGGGGGCAGAACTCGGGGCGACGACATCCATTTTTCCAAGCGATGAAAAAACTTTAGAATTTCTTAAAGCGGAAAACAGGACGGAAGACTATACGGCTATTTCCGCCGATGAAAATGCGGTTTACGACGAAGTTATAGACATAGATTTATCGTCTTTGGAGCCTATGGCTGCGAAACCGCATATGCCTGACAATGTTGTTAAAGTTAAAGAATTAAAAGATATCAAAGTGGACCAGGCAGCTATAGGAAGCTGCACTAATTCGTCTTATGCGGATTTAATGACGGTAGCCGCTATCCTTAAAGGTAAAAAAGTGCATCCTGACGTCAGCCTTGTGATATCCCCCGGTTCCAAACAGGTTTACGAAATGATAGCAAAAAACGGTGCTCTGGCAGAGCTTATTTCATCAGGCGCAAGAATACTTGAATCAACATGCGGACCGTGTATAGGTATGGGGCAGGCTCCTCGTTCAGGCGCAGTTTCTTTGAGAACATTTAACCGCAATTTTGAAGGCAGAAGCGGAACGAAGGATGCGAGTATTTATCTTATTTCCGTACAGACAGCCGCAGCTTCGGCACTAACAGGATATATTACTGACCCGCGCACGCTCGGAAAGGCTCCTGAGATTAAAATGCCTGAAAAATTTGATATTGACGATTCGATGATTTTACGGCCGTCAACAGAACCTGAAAATGTTGAAGTTTATAGAGGACCGAATATTAAACCGCTGCCTATAAAAGAAAAACTGTCTGAAAGCATTAGCGGAAAAGTTTTGCTTAAAGTAGGAGATAACATAACTACAGACCATATTATGCCGGCAGGCTCAAAAATACTTCCTTTAAGGTCAAATATACCTGCAATTTCAAAATATGTTTTTGAATCGGTTGACCCTGCTTTTTCTGAAAGGGCGTTAAAGGAAAAAGGCGGATTTATTGTTGCAGGCGAAAACTACGGGCAGGGTTCAAGCAGAGAACATGCGGCGCTTGCCCCGATGTATCTCGGTGTTAAAGCCGTTATTGCAAAATCTTTTGCAAGAATACATTTTGCAAATCTTGTCAATTTCGGTATATTGCCTTTGATATTTGACAATCCTGCCGATTATGATAAAATTAATCAGGGCGATTTATTTGAAGCTCAAAATATTTTAAGTGAATTAAATGAAAAAAAACCGGTTAAATTTATTAATAAAACTAAAAAAGAAGAATATATTTTTAAATATAATTTAACGGACAGACAGATTAATATAATAAAAGAGGGCGGTCTTCTTAACGAAACTAAAAATTCTAAAAATTGA
- the recN gene encoding DNA repair protein RecN — protein MLKKLYINNFATIDSLVLEFGRNFNILSGETGAGKSIIIESVNFLFGKSKNVGNVIRTGENEAYISCIFDIGEKETYKIINSVLEECGIGTGDDEILIKRTVSLSGKSKYFINNEPANKTVIEKLSEILVNIFGQNDKRFLISNESQLAFLDEYAGNQALLSDIKQLYKEINEINYQLNELYKKAEDISKIKTINSYIISDAERLEISSEKDEEDIKDELTRLENINKIKEIVSAASDLTDNEETGILKNLNTLISLFEKLEIIDPQFKRDNNLKNAFEAKLLMEDISAALEKRSSFDYDEERLNILRNKLDLIITVENKYGFKNIKEFLEGFQKAKNEIYDANLVDGKIAELKNKLEEKKIEYLNIDKKLLENRTETSKKLAEEITEELSFLGIKPVFAINVEHFNFDKGYSETGLAKIVFLFSANPGEEPKPLSMIASGGELSRVSLCMLKAVNSKKNAGCLIFDEIDSGIGGEVGDFIGDALKKISEHSQVICITHLAQVASCGQKHLFVYKSVKNDRTYTLIKDLNITERIVEIARMLSGDTESEASLAHSKEILKKKGFIV, from the coding sequence ATGTTAAAAAAATTATATATTAATAATTTTGCAACGATAGATTCTTTGGTATTAGAATTCGGTCGGAATTTCAATATACTGAGCGGGGAAACCGGCGCAGGCAAAAGCATAATAATAGAATCCGTTAATTTTTTATTCGGAAAATCAAAAAATGTCGGCAATGTTATAAGAACAGGCGAGAATGAAGCCTATATAAGCTGTATTTTTGATATTGGAGAGAAAGAAACATATAAAATTATAAATTCTGTTCTTGAAGAATGCGGCATAGGAACCGGCGACGATGAAATTTTAATTAAAAGGACCGTGAGTTTATCCGGCAAAAGCAAATATTTTATTAATAATGAGCCCGCCAATAAAACAGTTATTGAAAAATTGAGCGAAATTTTAGTTAATATTTTTGGGCAGAATGATAAAAGATTTTTAATTTCAAATGAAAGCCAGCTTGCTTTTTTAGACGAATATGCCGGCAATCAGGCTTTGCTGTCCGATATTAAACAATTATACAAAGAAATAAATGAAATTAATTATCAATTAAATGAATTATACAAAAAAGCCGAAGATATTTCTAAGATAAAAACTATTAATTCATATATAATTTCTGATGCCGAAAGACTTGAAATTTCATCGGAAAAAGACGAAGAGGATATAAAAGACGAACTTACAAGATTAGAAAATATTAATAAAATTAAAGAAATAGTTTCGGCAGCATCGGATTTAACGGATAATGAAGAAACCGGTATTTTAAAAAATTTGAATACGCTTATTTCATTATTTGAAAAATTAGAAATAATAGACCCTCAGTTTAAAAGAGATAATAATCTAAAAAATGCTTTTGAAGCTAAACTTTTAATGGAAGATATATCGGCTGCTTTAGAAAAACGTTCTTCTTTTGATTATGACGAAGAAAGACTTAATATATTAAGAAATAAACTCGATTTGATTATAACAGTAGAAAATAAGTACGGTTTTAAAAATATAAAAGAGTTTCTGGAAGGATTTCAAAAAGCGAAAAATGAAATATATGACGCAAACCTTGTCGATGGAAAAATTGCCGAGTTAAAAAATAAACTTGAAGAGAAAAAAATTGAATATCTTAATATTGACAAAAAGCTGCTAGAAAATCGTACGGAAACGTCAAAAAAACTTGCAGAGGAAATTACGGAAGAACTTTCTTTCCTGGGTATTAAGCCGGTGTTTGCTATAAATGTCGAGCATTTCAATTTTGATAAGGGTTATTCCGAAACAGGACTCGCAAAAATCGTATTTCTGTTTTCCGCTAACCCAGGAGAAGAACCGAAACCGCTCTCGATGATTGCTTCAGGAGGAGAACTGTCCCGAGTCAGCCTCTGTATGCTTAAGGCAGTTAATTCCAAAAAAAACGCAGGATGCTTAATTTTTGACGAAATAGATTCAGGTATAGGCGGCGAAGTCGGAGATTTCATAGGAGATGCTTTAAAAAAAATTTCTGAACACAGTCAGGTTATATGTATTACGCATCTTGCTCAGGTAGCTTCATGCGGACAAAAACATCTGTTTGTTTATAAAAGCGTTAAAAACGACAGAACGTACACATTAATAAAAGACCTTAATATAACCGAAAGAATTGTAGAAATAGCAAGAATGCTTTCCGGAGATACTGAAAGCGAGGCGTCTTTGGCACATTCTAAAGAAATTTTAAAGAAAAAAGGATTTATTGTCTGA
- a CDS encoding rhodanese-like domain-containing protein, translating to MFNIFGGGNSADEIKQINPEEALKIIEKNKGEKTLILDVREPHEFKGNLGHIKNAQLVPLKLLPLKVKELEKHKEDDIIVVCHSGARSYSACNILKRHGFKNVHNLKGGMILWKKLGMDSHND from the coding sequence ATGTTTAATATTTTTGGCGGCGGAAATTCCGCAGATGAGATAAAACAGATTAATCCTGAAGAGGCGCTTAAAATCATAGAGAAAAATAAAGGAGAAAAAACTCTTATTTTAGATGTTCGCGAACCTCATGAATTTAAAGGCAATTTAGGACATATTAAGAATGCGCAGCTCGTTCCGTTAAAACTGCTGCCGCTTAAAGTAAAAGAACTTGAAAAGCATAAAGAGGACGATATTATTGTTGTCTGCCACAGCGGTGCCAGAAGTTATTCGGCTTGCAATATTTTAAAAAGACACGGATTTAAAAATGTGCATAATCTGAAAGGCGGAATGATACTCTGGAAAAAATTAGGAATGGATTCGCATAATGATTAG
- a CDS encoding NAD(+)/NADH kinase: MLSKEFNKNIKKVLISYKKDAQEAYNAAVFISELIEDKNIKTVIRPSMDISPADLIDTGLVIVLGGDGTLLITFGSVFPLEIPMIGIDFGSLGFLVEISDNNKTEAIEKFFDGTLEFRERIALDITVRRNGGGIINYVALNEAVIAREQSIHARIINIKVCINGIWVNDYRLDGLIVSTPTGSTAYSLAAGGPIVFPDLEAFIITPICPHMLSNRPLMINSNELLRIRFAPQDNKLFISVDGRDGIRLEDGDEIYIKRHQTKFYLAASFNMSYWDILRAKLRW; this comes from the coding sequence ATGCTATCAAAAGAATTTAATAAAAATATAAAGAAAGTCCTTATTTCCTATAAAAAAGATGCTCAAGAAGCTTATAATGCTGCAGTTTTTATAAGCGAACTTATAGAGGACAAGAATATAAAAACCGTTATAAGACCCAGCATGGATATATCCCCCGCTGATTTAATCGATACAGGTTTAGTTATTGTTCTCGGCGGCGACGGAACGCTTTTAATTACTTTCGGAAGCGTATTTCCCTTAGAAATTCCGATGATAGGGATAGATTTCGGAAGTCTCGGTTTTTTAGTTGAAATATCCGATAATAATAAAACAGAAGCGATTGAGAAATTTTTTGACGGCACGCTGGAATTCAGAGAGCGTATTGCTTTAGATATTACTGTGCGCAGAAACGGAGGCGGCATAATAAATTATGTTGCTTTAAATGAGGCTGTAATAGCCCGCGAACAAAGCATACACGCCAGAATTATTAATATCAAAGTGTGTATAAACGGTATATGGGTTAATGATTATAGATTAGACGGTCTCATAGTGTCAACCCCGACCGGCTCTACCGCTTACTCTTTAGCCGCAGGCGGTCCAATAGTTTTTCCTGATTTGGAGGCTTTTATCATAACGCCTATTTGTCCGCATATGCTTTCCAACAGACCGCTTATGATTAACTCAAACGAATTATTAAGGATAAGGTTTGCTCCCCAGGACAATAAACTTTTTATATCTGTCGACGGCAGGGATGGGATCAGGTTAGAAGACGGCGACGAGATTTATATTAAAAGACATCAGACAAAATTTTATCTGGCGGCATCTTTCAATATGAGTTACTGGGATATTTTAAGAGCTAAATTGAGATGGTAG